One Coffea arabica cultivar ET-39 chromosome 5c, Coffea Arabica ET-39 HiFi, whole genome shotgun sequence DNA window includes the following coding sequences:
- the LOC113690462 gene encoding uncharacterized protein — translation MDPDYERRLIDEVIYLHSLWHQGPPTRPTQQPTPSGLLHHPYNPIQFKRQEGIKPASRKGRKNSDRKQLQESHNPTLLPSPASGKEWPCNPTSNSPPATTSGWGTSWPQSSPQTLLPSSAEKAKLAASQAQFKALQITEEFFKSGDDDDKEDSEDDDDDDSLEEEEYRFFFKVFTEDRELREYYEKNYYNGEFNCLVCGGLGKKLAGKKFKDCVALVQHSISIAKTKKRRAHRAYGQVICKVLGWDLARLPTIVSALSEKREICLQNSRQGDVEGQDKCKAQEKVCKGTEGSSVVHENQDSQLDASNSGQANVGKGTNDVSVSLETKEALVNVSKGGEYLPKECVCTEILPNNGGESADAKISSSGAEASDSPEVFCQTIPETLEHTEAGLVNDG, via the exons ATGGATCCAGACTATGAAAGAAGATTGATAGACGAGGTGATTTACCTCCACTCGTTATGGCACCAGGGGCCGCCTACTAGACCAACCCAACAGCCCACACCATCTGGCCTTCTCCATCACCCCTACAATCCCATACAATTCAAGAGGCAAGAAGGAATTAAACCTGCAAGCAGAAAAGGCAGAAAGAACTCCGATAGAAAACAATTGCAAGAATCCCATAACCCAACTCTATTGCCTTCTCCAGCTTCCGGAAAAGAATGGCCTTGCAATCCCACTTCTAATTCACCTCCGGCCACCACCTCCGGCTGGGGAACAAGCTGGCCGCAGTCGAGTCCGCAGACCCTTCTACCCTCCTCTGCAGAAAAAGCCAAACTTGCAGCCAGTCAGGCTCAATTTAAGGCTTTGCAGATAACTGAAGAATTTTTTAAGTctggtgatgatgatgataaggAGGatagtgaggatgatgatgatgatgattcgCTGGAGGAGGAAGAGTATAGGTTTTTCTTTAAAGTATTTACAGAGGATAGGGAGTTGAGGGAGTATTACGAGAAGAATTATTATAATGGGGAATTTAATTGCTTAGTTTGCGGTGGTTTGGGGAAAAAGTTAGCCGGAAAGAAGTTTAAGGATTGTGTTGCTCTTGTTCAGCATTCGATTTCAATAGCCAAGACGAAGAAGAGGAGAGCTCATAGGGCTTATGGGCAGGTAATTTGCAAGGTTCTTGGATGGGACCTTGCTAGGCTTCCCACCATTGTCTCAGCATTGAGCGAAAAGCGTGAAATATGTTTGCAGAATTCACGCCAGGGTGACGTTGAGGGCCAGGACAAATGCAAAGCGCAG GAAAAAGTTTGTAAAGGAACTGAGGGTAGTTCTGTTGTCCATGAAAATCAGGACAGTCAATTGGATGCTAGTAACTCAGGGCAG GCAAATGTTGGCAAAGGAACTAATGATGTTTCAGTTTCTCTGGAAACTAAGGAAGCCCTTGTGAATGTTAGCAAAGGTGGAGAATATCTGCCAAAGGAGTGTGTTTGCACTGAAATTTTGCCAAATAATGGTGGTGAATCAGCAGATGCTAAG ATTTCTTCCTCTGGAGCTGAGGCATCTGATAGTCCTGAAGTTTTCTGCCAGACAATTCCAGAGACTCTAGAACATACAGAAGCTGGACTGGTCAATGATGGATGA